From a region of the Bacteroidales bacterium genome:
- a CDS encoding NAD-dependent epimerase/dehydratase family protein — MKYHLVSGGCGFVGRNVVKRLLKTTSDTIFIVDDLSTGMHPARWFPSYTVRKLGEAEIIGPDERVYFLKEDFRDFLFRFRHEPDFIAKNWIPDFHTFHDVYHFAAIVGGRAKIEGDPMMVALDLSIDAEFFHWVCTHKPARVLYPSSSAAYPVNLQTSQGAVALKESDIDFEKNLGTPDMTYGWSKLTGEFLARIAARHYGVKVVCIRPFSGYGEDQDLTYPVPAIAARAARKEDPFEVWGTGKQGRDFVHIDDVIDCIQLLMDNVGDGSAYNIGSGKLTSFIELIQLFCRFAGYSPVIKALTDKPMGVYSRYADMSLMEKRFGWKPKISLEEGMRRVYEAACRRISEE, encoded by the coding sequence ATGAAGTATCATCTTGTTTCCGGAGGTTGTGGTTTTGTGGGTCGGAATGTGGTCAAGCGACTTTTGAAAACTACCAGCGATACGATTTTTATTGTTGACGATTTATCCACCGGAATGCACCCCGCGCGTTGGTTTCCTTCCTATACTGTGCGCAAGCTGGGAGAAGCTGAAATAATCGGCCCGGACGAAAGGGTTTATTTTCTGAAGGAAGATTTTCGTGATTTTCTTTTCAGGTTTCGCCATGAGCCTGATTTTATTGCAAAAAACTGGATACCTGATTTTCATACTTTTCACGATGTCTATCATTTTGCAGCGATTGTAGGAGGGAGGGCAAAAATTGAAGGGGATCCGATGATGGTGGCCCTTGATCTTTCCATTGATGCGGAATTTTTCCATTGGGTCTGTACCCATAAGCCGGCCAGGGTGTTGTATCCGAGCTCCAGTGCGGCTTATCCGGTGAACCTGCAGACTTCGCAGGGTGCCGTTGCCCTTAAGGAATCAGATATTGATTTTGAAAAAAACCTGGGTACGCCCGATATGACTTATGGCTGGTCGAAACTTACGGGTGAATTTCTGGCGCGCATTGCAGCCAGGCATTATGGTGTAAAGGTGGTCTGCATCAGACCTTTTTCGGGGTACGGCGAAGACCAGGACCTGACCTACCCTGTGCCAGCCATTGCTGCACGTGCTGCACGAAAGGAAGATCCTTTTGAGGTATGGGGGACCGGTAAACAGGGAAGGGATTTTGTCCACATCGATGATGTGATTGACTGTATCCAGCTTCTGATGGACAATGTAGGGGATGGGTCAGCCTATAATATCGGATCAGGCAAGCTCACATCATTTATCGAACTGATTCAGCTTTTCTGCCGGTTCGCGGGGTATTCACCGGTTATAAAGGCGCTTACTGATAAACCAATGGGAGTTTATTCCCGCTATGCCGATATGTCACTGATGGAAAAGCGCTTCGGCTGGAAACCAAAAATATCCCTCGAAGAAGGCATGCGCCGGGTTTATGAAGCTGCCTGCAGAAGAATTTCAGAGGAATAA
- a CDS encoding glycosyltransferase family 2 protein produces MDVSIVIPLYNEEESLPELVAWIRKVCQDHSLEYEAILVDDGSTDHSWQVIERLAKEDSHIRAIKFRRNYGKSAALHKGFELAAGEVVITMDADLQDSPDEIPELVRMIREEDYDMVSGWKKKRYDPISKTIPSKLYNFTARVMTGIHLHDFNCGLKAYKNKVVKSIEVYGEMHRYIPVIVRKAGFAKIGEKVVQHRKRKYGTSKFGLERFINGYLDLLSITFISKFGKRPMHLFGTLGTLMFIVGFVLAAGLGIHKLSMLKRGLGAPLVTDSPYFYIALTAMILGTQLFVAGFLGELVSRTSPERNVYLIDKVI; encoded by the coding sequence ATGGATGTTTCGATAGTTATACCACTTTACAATGAAGAGGAATCACTTCCCGAACTTGTTGCCTGGATCAGGAAGGTTTGTCAGGATCATTCGCTGGAATATGAGGCAATACTTGTGGATGACGGAAGTACCGATCATTCATGGCAGGTAATTGAACGGCTTGCCAAAGAAGATTCCCATATCCGTGCAATCAAATTTCGCCGTAACTACGGGAAATCGGCAGCTCTTCACAAAGGATTTGAGCTGGCAGCGGGCGAAGTAGTAATTACTATGGATGCCGATCTTCAGGACAGTCCCGACGAAATTCCTGAGCTGGTCAGAATGATCAGGGAAGAGGATTATGATATGGTGTCGGGCTGGAAAAAGAAGCGATATGATCCCATCTCCAAGACTATACCAAGTAAGCTTTACAATTTTACTGCCCGGGTTATGACGGGGATTCACCTGCATGATTTTAACTGCGGGCTTAAGGCATATAAGAATAAGGTAGTAAAAAGCATAGAGGTTTATGGAGAAATGCACCGATATATCCCTGTTATTGTACGGAAAGCCGGATTTGCCAAAATAGGGGAGAAGGTGGTGCAGCACAGGAAACGTAAATACGGAACATCCAAGTTCGGACTGGAGCGTTTTATTAACGGGTACCTTGATCTTCTGTCGATAACCTTTATTTCAAAATTCGGAAAACGGCCCATGCATTTGTTTGGCACACTGGGTACGCTCATGTTTATTGTTGGTTTTGTTCTGGCGGCCGGTCTGGGTATTCATAAACTCAGCATGCTGAAAAGGGGGTTGGGTGCCCCGCTGGTTACCGACAGCCCTTACTTTTATATTGCCCTTACTGCCATGATTCTGGGAACCCAGCTCTTTGTGGCCGGTTTTCTTGGAGAATTGGTTTCTCGCACTTCTCCAGAGCGAAATGTTTACCTGATTGATAAAGTTATCTGA
- a CDS encoding DUF4199 domain-containing protein produces the protein MNPSVSLGKNSLNYGIVAGMVLIVYSLFLYFFDLMFYKPILLNNVVGALIVIVFMVIGTKHLRDAVMHGSMSYGKAFLSAFLIGLFAMAVSLIFNNILTYLIDPGIRDKAFQYSAEQMLKKGRFTEEQIEAMIEQQKQMSSKLWVVLIGQFFALLGIGLINAVVALVAAAFLKKEGDTFADVMQEVSPEEQK, from the coding sequence ATGAATCCATCAGTTTCCCTGGGGAAAAATTCTCTCAATTACGGAATAGTTGCGGGGATGGTACTTATCGTCTATTCCCTTTTCCTTTATTTTTTTGATTTAATGTTTTATAAGCCTATTTTACTTAATAATGTTGTAGGTGCGTTGATTGTCATTGTGTTTATGGTCATTGGTACCAAACATTTGCGTGACGCGGTGATGCATGGTTCCATGAGTTACGGAAAAGCTTTTCTCAGTGCTTTTTTGATCGGCCTTTTTGCAATGGCTGTTTCATTAATTTTCAATAATATATTAACTTATCTGATCGATCCGGGAATACGCGATAAGGCATTCCAGTATTCTGCTGAACAGATGCTAAAAAAGGGCAGATTTACTGAAGAGCAGATTGAGGCCATGATCGAACAGCAGAAACAGATGTCGTCAAAATTGTGGGTTGTGCTCATTGGCCAGTTTTTTGCTCTTCTGGGCATAGGTCTCATCAATGCAGTGGTTGCTCTGGTCGCAGCTGCCTTTCTTAAAAAAGAAGGCGACACCTTTGCTGACGTAATGCAGGAGGTATCTCCGGAAGAACAGAAGTAA